The uncultured Devosia sp. sequence CCCGGTGCCCAGCCAGGCGCAGTTGATCCCGCTGGTGGTCGAACTGCCGGAAGAGGATTGTTCGCGGCTCGAAGACGCTGCCGCCGAGCTCGAGCGCTTCGGGCTTCATCTCGAACGCTTCGGCCCGCGGGCCGTGGCTGTGCGCGAGACCCCTGCCCTGCTCGGCAGTTCCGACATCGAGGGCCTGGTCCGCGACGTCGCCGACGGTCTGGCCGAATGGGACAGCATTGCCGCCGTCAGCGACCGGATGGAGGCGATCATCGCCCGCATGGCCTGCCATGGCTCGGTGCGCTCGGGGCGACGGCTGCGGGTGGACGAGATGAACGCGCTGTTGCGCGACATGGAGGCGACGCCCCATTCGGGACAGTGCATCCATGGCCGGCCGACCTATGTCGAGCTCAAGAAGAAAGACATCGAACGGCTGTTTGGCCGCAGCCGATAGGACCCACATGACCAGCGGAATTCACCACGTCACCCTTATCACCGGCAATGTTCAGGCCAATGTCGATTTCTATGTCGGCTTCCTCGGCCTGCGGCTCGTCAAGCGCACCGGCGGCTATGAGGATGCGCGGCAGCTGCATCTGTTTTACGGCGACTACAATGCCGAGCCCGGCTCGCTGATCACCTTCCTCGTCTGGGAGGGCGGCGGGCGCGGCCAGGCCGGCGCGGGACAGGTGAGCGAATTGGCGCTGGCGATCGACCCATCCTCGATCGGCTTCTGGCTGGAGCGCGCACTGCGTCATCAGGTCCAGGTCGAGGGAACGGCACAGGAATTTGGCGAACCCATACTGCGCCTGCGCGACCCCGATGGCGTGATGATCAAGCTCGTCGGCGCTGCGCTGCCCGTGCTGGACATGCCGGAGAGCGATGTTCCGGCCGAGCATGCCATACGGCGCATTCGCGGGGTGACGCTTCTGTCGGAGGTGCAAGAGGAGACCGTGGGCTTCCTTCGCCAGTACTTCGGCTTCCGCTCCGGGGTGGCCGAAGGCCCGATCCAGCGCATGGTGTCCGATGTCGGCGATGTGCTCGATATCCGCGATGCCTCCGGCTTCTGGCCCGGCGCGCCGGGTACGGGTACGGCCGACCATGTGGCGGTGCGCGCCACGGACGCGGCAGAGGTCGAGGCAGTGGAGCGGGCCTTGCGCCAGCGAAACTCCAGCCTCACGAACCTTCATGACCGCAACTATTTCACCTCGCTCTATGTGCGCGAGCCGGGTGGCGTGTTGATTGAAATGGCCAGCGACGGTCCTGGCTTTACCAAGGACGAGAGCGTGGCAGCCCTGGGCACCACCCTGTTTGTGCCACCCGATGAGCAGGACAAGGCCGAGGACATCAAGGTCATGCTGCCGCAGTTCGGCCTGCCGGGCGGCGAGCGCGTGGTCTATCGCGACCTGATCTACACGCATCGCTTCCATACACCCACAGCACCCAGCACCCGCACGCTGATGCTGATGCATGGCACAGGCGGCGACGAGGCCGACCTGATGCCCCTGGCGCGTCGTGCCGATCCGCATGCCACCCTGCTTGGTCTGCGCGGCCGCAGCACCGAGGAAGGCACGCAGCGCTGGTTCCGCAGCCTTGGACCCTGGATTTTCGACCAGAAGGACATCGCCTTCGAATCCGGCGCGCTTGCCGCGTTCCTGGAGGAAACGCGCAGCGCCTACGGGCTCGACACCGAGCAGATGGTGGGTCTCGGCTATTCCAATGGCGCCAATTTCCTCGCCGCCGCCATGCTGCTGCAGCCTGAGCTCCTGATCCGCAAGGCAGTGCTGGTGCGCCCGGCGATGGTCTTGCGTGAGGTGCCTGTGGCTGACCTGACGGGCCGCCATATCCTGATCATCGCCGGCGAAAACGATGCCTATCGCGGCAAGAGCGAAGAATTGGCGGGGGTGTTGGAACAGGCTGGCGCTACGGTGGAGCTCGAACTGGTGGCTGGCGCGCATGAGATTACGCCGCGCGATGCCGAGGTGATTGCGGGTTGGCTAGATAGTATCAATACTTGATACCAAAACTTGACGACGGATCACGTATCGTCTACTGATACCAAAGCGGTGCCGCATGATCGGATCCTTCCGTGGCAAGATTGCAGAGCGGGTGGCCAAGGGCAAAGCGCCCAAAGGCTTTGCGGCTGATTTGCTGCGGCCGGCACAGCGACGGCTGGCGGCGCTGATGTCAGCGGTAGAGTTGGCCGATCTGCGCGTGCCTCCCGGCAACCGGCTCGAAGCCCTGTCCGGCAATCGCGCTGGTCAGCATTCCATCCGCATCAACGATCAGTGGCGCATCTGCTTTCGCTGGGCAGACGGACGCGCCGAGGATGTTGAGATTGTCGACTATCACTGAAGGAGCAAGGCCATGACCATCCGGATAACTCCGCCCGTTCATCCCGGCGAATATCTGCGTGAGGAGTTGCTTGGGCCTTTGGGCCTGACACCCTATGCGCTGGCAGCACGGTTGGGTGTACCGCGCACCCGCATCGAGCGATTGGTGCGCGAGGAAACCGGCGTCACGCCCGACACGGCCCTGCGGCTGGGAAGGTTCTTTTCGATGACGCCAGAGTTCTGGATCAACATGCAGGGACTTTACGACCTGACGCTGGCGGAAGCGACGGCAGACGAGGCACTGCGGTCCATCGAACCGATCACCCTGCCCGCCGCCTGATTCTACTGAAACACGCTCGCGCCCTTGTCGGCCACGCCGACAAGGCTCCTGAAGCCTGCGAACAGTTCGCGGCCCATGCCGTAGTGCTGGCTGCGGAGGTCTTCGGTGGCGGGCGTGCGGGAGAAGAATTCCTTTTCGTCGCCGAGGAAGGTCAGTGTGCCTTCGTTGGCGTCGAGGCGGATCATGTCGCCGTCGCGGATCTTGCTGATCGGGCCGGCATCAATCGCTTCGGGGGTCATGTGGATGGCGGCGGGAACCTTGCCCGAGGCGCCGGACATGCGGCCGTCGGTCAAGAGCGCCACCTTGAATCCGCGGTCCTGCATGATGCCGAGCGACGGCGTCAGCTTGTGCAGTTCGGGCATGCCGAGGGCCTTGGGGCCGGAGAAGCGGACGACGGCGATCATGTCGCCGGTCAGTTCGCCCGCCTTGAAGGCGGCCTGCAAGGCATCCTGGCCGTGGAAGACGCGGGCTGGCGCCTCGACCACGCGGTGCTCCGGCTTGACGGCCGAGACCTTGATGACCGAGCGGCCGAGATTGCCGGTCAGGAGTTTCAGGCCACCGGTCGGCTGGAACGGCGTCTTGGTGGAGGTCAGCACCTTGGGGAGCGCCGATTCCCTGGGCGATGGTTCAAAGGCCAGCTTGTCGTCGAGCAGCTTGGCTTCGACCGTGTAGTTCGAAAGGCCATCGCCCCAGACGGTCTTGACGTCCTCATGCAGGTGACCGGATTCCAGCAGTTCCTGGATCAGGAAGCCCATGCCGCCGGCGGCATGGAAGTGGTTCACGTCGGCAACGCCATTGGGATAGACGCGGGCCAGCAAGGGCGTCGCGTCCGATAGATCGCTCATGTCGTCCCAGGTGACCTGGAGGCCAGCTGCAGCAGCAATGGCGATCAGATGCATGGTGTGATTGGTCGAACCGCCCGTGGCGTGGAGGCCAACCAGCCCGTTGACGATGGCCTTTTCGTCGATGACGTGGCCGACAGGCGTGTAGTTGTTGCCCAGCGCTGTCAGCGACAGCGCACGAACGGTAGCTTCGCGGGTCAGGGCGTCGCGCAGCGGGGTGCCGGGATTGACGAAGCTGGCGCCGGGCAGGTGCAGGCCCATGATTTCCATCAGCATCTGATTGGAATTGGCAGTGCCATAAAAGGTGCAGGTGCCGGCCGAATGGTAGGACTTGCTCTCGGCTTCGAGCAGTTCGGCACGGCCGACCTTGCCCTCCATATAGAGCTGGCGGACCTTGGACTTTTCGTCGTTCGGGATGCCAGAGGGCATGGGGCCGGCGGGCACGAAGACGGCCGGCAGATGGCCGAAGGTCAGTGCACCGATCAACAGGCCCGGCACGATCTTGTCGCAGATGCCCAGATACACGGCGGCATCGAACATGTTGTGGCTCAGCGAAATCGCGGTCGCCATGGCGATGACGTCGCGGGAAAACAGCGACAGGTCCATGCCCGGCTGGCCCTGGGTCACGCCATCGCACATGGCGGGCACGCCGCCGGCGACCTGGGCCGTGGCCCCGATGTCGCGGGCGGCTTCCTTGATGATGTCGGGATAGAATTGATAGGGCTGATGGGCCGAGAGCATGTCGTTGTAGGACGTCACGATGCCAAGGTTCAGCGTCTTGTTGCCGGCCAGTGCCGCCTTTTCGGCGGGCGAACAGGCGGCAAAAGCATGGGCAAGGTTGCCGCAGGAGAGGACGGCGCGGTGAACGCCGGCTTCACGGGCGGCATCGAGCCGGCCCAGATAATCGCGACGTGTGTCGCGGCTGCGTGCCGCAATGCGGTCGGTTACATCCTGGATGGCCTGACGAACAGACATGATCATGCTCCTGGTAATGGGCACGTGTTCGCGACGGAGGGAGGGGATACCTCCATCGTGACAAGCGCCCCGTGTGCGGAGCCGCGTAGTGGCCAGAGCGGTCGATTGGGGATCGCTGAGGGGACTATGGGCACCAATAGACGGTTACGGCGTGACCGGAACGCAGGACGGCGCGGATGGGCATGTCCTCGACGGGACCATCACCCAAAGCCGTGTCGAGCACGTCGGCCTTTTCCTCGCCTTCGATGTGAAGGTACAGCCCATCCGTGCTGAGGAGACGCGGAAGGGTAAAGGTTATGCGCGGCTCGCCGGCGCCAGGGGCGCGGATGGCCAGCGTGGGACCTTCGGCGCTCAGCGCCTCGTCCAGCGTATCGCCGCCGGGGAAGAAGCTGGCCGTATGGCCATCGCTGCCCATGCCCAGGATCACCGCGGCAAACTGCTCGGGCAGTTCGGCCAGCAGGGCATTGGTCTTGGCAACATGGGTCGCATCGGGTTCGTCGCCGCCCGAATAGAGCGGGAAGAAACGGGCGACGGCAGCCGGGCCCTGCAGCATCTTTTCGTTGACCAGCAGGGCATTGGAGCGGTCATTGGTCTCGTCGACCCAGCGTTCGTCGACCAGGGTCACGATGACCTTTTCCCAGTCGATGTCCTTGGTCTTGCCAAGCGACTGGAAGAATTTCCCGGGCGTGGAGCCACCGCTGACGGCGATCGCCGCCGTACCGCGCTCGGCAATGGCGGTGCGGATGCGGTCGGCAACAGCCTCGGCCAGTTCCTTGGCGAGAGTGGGCTTGTCGGCGAAGCTGCGGCGTTCGATGGTCACTTAGTTGTCGTCCTCATACCAGGTGCGGCCGTCGCGCTCGATCAGCGCGATGGCGCCACTCGGACCCCAGGTGCCGGCCACATAGGACTGTGGCGGTTCGCTGGAGCGGTCCCAGGCTTCGCGGATCGGATCGACCCACTTCCAGGCCTCTTCGAGCTCATCGCGGCGCATGAACAGGGCCTGATTGCCACGAATGACGTCGAGCAGCAGGCGCTCATAGGCTTCCGGAGCCCGTTCGCTAAACGTCTTGGCGAAGCTGAGGTTCAACGGCACTTCGCGCAGGCGCATGCCGCCAGGGCCCGGATCCTTGATCATCATCAGGAGCTTGACGCCCTCGTCTGGCTGCAGGCGAATGACCAGCTTGTTGGCGCGCGGGGCGCCTTCGGCATGGTCGAAGATGGAATGCGGGATCGGCTTGAACTGGATGCAGATTTCCGAAACGCGGCTGGCCATGCGCTTGCCGGTGCGGAAATAGAAGGGCACGCCCGACCAGCGCCAGTTCTGCACTTCGGCCTTGAGCGCCACGAAAGTCTCGGTGCGGCTGCCCTTCTTTTCGTCAGGCAGTTCTTCCTGATAGCCGGCAACCGAGGTGGTTTCCGACTTCACGCCCTTGTACTGGCCGCGCACGGTATTCTTGGCCACATCGCCATTGGTGATGGGTTTCAGCGCGCGCAGCACCTTCAACTTCTCATCACGCAGGGCGTTGGCGTCGTCGCTGGCCGGCGGCTCCATGGCCACAAGGCAGAGCAGCTGCAGCATGTGGTTCTGGATCATGTCGCGCAGGGCGCCAGATTCGTCGTAATAGCCGCGCGTGCCGGCGCCGACGCTTTCGGCCACGGTCAGCTGGACGTGGTCGATATGGGCGGAATTCCAGATCGGCTCGAATAGCGTATTGGCAAAGCGCAGGGCCAGCAGGTTCTGCACCGTCTCTTTGCCGAGATAGTGGTCGATGCGATAGACCTGATCTTCCTTGAAGATCTTGGCCACGCCATCGTTGATTTCCATGGACGAAGCAAGGTCGTGGCCGAGCGGCTTTTCGATCACGACGCGCGCGTCACGGCGATAGAGCTTCTTGGCTTTCAGATACTCGGCGATGGGCTCGAACAGGTCCGGCGCGACGGCGAGATAGAAGGCGCGCACCACATTGGGATCGTCGCGAAGGGCCTTGCCTAGATCACCGGATTCATCGGGCTTGCTGGCATCGACCGGCACATAGCTGAAGATCTTGACGAAGCGCGCGATGACGGCCTCGTCCTGATATTCCTTCTCGACGAACTGAGTGACCGCATCGCGGGCGGCGGTCTGGAACTCGGCATCGCTCAGCTTGGAACGCGAGGCGCCAATAATCCGGCTCTGCTCGTCGAACTGGCCGTCCTTGAAACGGTGATAGAGCGCAGGAATGAGCTTGCGCTTGGTCAGGTCGCCCGTGGCGCCGAACACCACATAGTCGAAAGGCTGGACGGGAATAATACGGCTGGACACGGGCTTAGTCCTTTATGACGCGTTTCAGGCGAAGTTCTTGGTCAGGCGAAGTTCTGCTTGGCGAGGATAACCGCGCCATGCAGCGGCTCGTATTTCGGCAGGGCAACGAAGCTGCCGTATTTCTTCTCGAGGATTGGGAACAGGCGCTGGCCAAAGCCGCCGACGATGGCCATGACTCCGGCGCCATGGCGTTTGAACCATTGCGCATAGGTGTCGATATAGCCGAGCTCGATATCGAGCATCTTCTGGGCAACCGGATCCTGCTTCTCGAGATATTCGATGAACAGCGGCATCAGCTTGCCGAATTCGGCAGGGGCGCGGCCAATCAGGGCATCGTCGCAGCCCTCCGAACCATCATCGCTGATGATCTTGAGATCGAGCGCCGTGGCGAAGGCCCAGGCCATCACCGCCTGATTGTCACCGCCCAGCTGCTGGATCACGGCCTTGGTCAGGGGCGAAGTCTCGACGAGGCCATCTTCGGCCTCGACGGAATAGCGCATCAGCTCGCGACCGAGGATGGCGCCGGACATCTGGTCGCCCGTGGGAAAACCCCAGCCGCCGGCTTGGTGGCGCTTGCCGTCGACAATCGACATGGCGGCAGAACCGGTGCCAACGATGATGACGCCACCCTCTCGCCCGCCGAGGGCGCCGGCATGGGCGATGTCGATATCGTCATAGACCTTCACGCCGGCAAAGGGCCATTTGCGCGCAGTGAATTCGGCGCGGGCCGAATCCATGCGGCCACCGGCCATGCCGAAGCAGGCATAGGTATTGGCGGTTTCGGCATAATCGATGCCGGCCGCGATGAAGGCGTCGCGGGTACCGTCGAGAATGGCCTTGTAGGCGGGCTCGCCGTCGTCGA is a genomic window containing:
- a CDS encoding VOC family protein, coding for MTSGIHHVTLITGNVQANVDFYVGFLGLRLVKRTGGYEDARQLHLFYGDYNAEPGSLITFLVWEGGGRGQAGAGQVSELALAIDPSSIGFWLERALRHQVQVEGTAQEFGEPILRLRDPDGVMIKLVGAALPVLDMPESDVPAEHAIRRIRGVTLLSEVQEETVGFLRQYFGFRSGVAEGPIQRMVSDVGDVLDIRDASGFWPGAPGTGTADHVAVRATDAAEVEAVERALRQRNSSLTNLHDRNYFTSLYVREPGGVLIEMASDGPGFTKDESVAALGTTLFVPPDEQDKAEDIKVMLPQFGLPGGERVVYRDLIYTHRFHTPTAPSTRTLMLMHGTGGDEADLMPLARRADPHATLLGLRGRSTEEGTQRWFRSLGPWIFDQKDIAFESGALAAFLEETRSAYGLDTEQMVGLGYSNGANFLAAAMLLQPELLIRKAVLVRPAMVLREVPVADLTGRHILIIAGENDAYRGKSEELAGVLEQAGATVELELVAGAHEITPRDAEVIAGWLDSINT
- a CDS encoding type II toxin-antitoxin system RelE/ParE family toxin, whose translation is MIGSFRGKIAERVAKGKAPKGFAADLLRPAQRRLAALMSAVELADLRVPPGNRLEALSGNRAGQHSIRINDQWRICFRWADGRAEDVEIVDYH
- a CDS encoding HigA family addiction module antitoxin, encoding MTIRITPPVHPGEYLREELLGPLGLTPYALAARLGVPRTRIERLVREETGVTPDTALRLGRFFSMTPEFWINMQGLYDLTLAEATADEALRSIEPITLPAA
- the edd gene encoding phosphogluconate dehydratase, which encodes MSVRQAIQDVTDRIAARSRDTRRDYLGRLDAAREAGVHRAVLSCGNLAHAFAACSPAEKAALAGNKTLNLGIVTSYNDMLSAHQPYQFYPDIIKEAARDIGATAQVAGGVPAMCDGVTQGQPGMDLSLFSRDVIAMATAISLSHNMFDAAVYLGICDKIVPGLLIGALTFGHLPAVFVPAGPMPSGIPNDEKSKVRQLYMEGKVGRAELLEAESKSYHSAGTCTFYGTANSNQMLMEIMGLHLPGASFVNPGTPLRDALTREATVRALSLTALGNNYTPVGHVIDEKAIVNGLVGLHATGGSTNHTMHLIAIAAAAGLQVTWDDMSDLSDATPLLARVYPNGVADVNHFHAAGGMGFLIQELLESGHLHEDVKTVWGDGLSNYTVEAKLLDDKLAFEPSPRESALPKVLTSTKTPFQPTGGLKLLTGNLGRSVIKVSAVKPEHRVVEAPARVFHGQDALQAAFKAGELTGDMIAVVRFSGPKALGMPELHKLTPSLGIMQDRGFKVALLTDGRMSGASGKVPAAIHMTPEAIDAGPISKIRDGDMIRLDANEGTLTFLGDEKEFFSRTPATEDLRSQHYGMGRELFAGFRSLVGVADKGASVFQ
- the pgl gene encoding 6-phosphogluconolactonase, with amino-acid sequence MTIERRSFADKPTLAKELAEAVADRIRTAIAERGTAAIAVSGGSTPGKFFQSLGKTKDIDWEKVIVTLVDERWVDETNDRSNALLVNEKMLQGPAAVARFFPLYSGGDEPDATHVAKTNALLAELPEQFAAVILGMGSDGHTASFFPGGDTLDEALSAEGPTLAIRAPGAGEPRITFTLPRLLSTDGLYLHIEGEEKADVLDTALGDGPVEDMPIRAVLRSGHAVTVYWCP
- the zwf gene encoding glucose-6-phosphate dehydrogenase, with the protein product MSSRIIPVQPFDYVVFGATGDLTKRKLIPALYHRFKDGQFDEQSRIIGASRSKLSDAEFQTAARDAVTQFVEKEYQDEAVIARFVKIFSYVPVDASKPDESGDLGKALRDDPNVVRAFYLAVAPDLFEPIAEYLKAKKLYRRDARVVIEKPLGHDLASSMEINDGVAKIFKEDQVYRIDHYLGKETVQNLLALRFANTLFEPIWNSAHIDHVQLTVAESVGAGTRGYYDESGALRDMIQNHMLQLLCLVAMEPPASDDANALRDEKLKVLRALKPITNGDVAKNTVRGQYKGVKSETTSVAGYQEELPDEKKGSRTETFVALKAEVQNWRWSGVPFYFRTGKRMASRVSEICIQFKPIPHSIFDHAEGAPRANKLVIRLQPDEGVKLLMMIKDPGPGGMRLREVPLNLSFAKTFSERAPEAYERLLLDVIRGNQALFMRRDELEEAWKWVDPIREAWDRSSEPPQSYVAGTWGPSGAIALIERDGRTWYEDDN
- a CDS encoding BadF/BadG/BcrA/BcrD ATPase family protein; the protein is MTRYYLGVDGGGTNCRVRLADENLHTLAEVKNGRSNLQIDDGEPAYKAILDGTRDAFIAAGIDYAETANTYACFGMAGGRMDSARAEFTARKWPFAGVKVYDDIDIAHAGALGGREGGVIIVGTGSAAMSIVDGKRHQAGGWGFPTGDQMSGAILGRELMRYSVEAEDGLVETSPLTKAVIQQLGGDNQAVMAWAFATALDLKIISDDGSEGCDDALIGRAPAEFGKLMPLFIEYLEKQDPVAQKMLDIELGYIDTYAQWFKRHGAGVMAIVGGFGQRLFPILEKKYGSFVALPKYEPLHGAVILAKQNFA